A stretch of the Arthrobacter sp. PAMC 25486 genome encodes the following:
- the groES gene encoding co-chaperone GroES has product MSVSIKPLEDRIVVRQLEAELTTASGLVIPDTAKEKPQEGEVVAVGPGRVDDNGNRVPIDVAVGDVVIYSKYGGTEVKTGGEELLVLSARDVLAIVVK; this is encoded by the coding sequence GTGTCGGTCTCTATTAAGCCTCTTGAGGATCGTATTGTTGTTCGCCAGCTCGAAGCAGAGCTGACCACCGCATCAGGTCTGGTCATCCCGGACACTGCCAAGGAAAAGCCCCAGGAGGGCGAAGTTGTGGCAGTCGGCCCCGGCCGCGTTGACGACAACGGCAACCGTGTCCCGATCGACGTTGCTGTTGGCGACGTAGTCATCTACTCCAAGTACGGTGGCACCGAAGTCAAGACCGGTGGCGAGGAACTGTTGGTTCTCTCCGCCCGCGACGTACTGGCCATCGTAGTTAAGTAA
- a CDS encoding type II toxin-antitoxin system RelE/ParE family toxin, with product MTSRWQVETTAEFDREYKKLDRVVQQRVMVYLEEIETLEDPRQRGKGLAANHSGVWRYRVGDYRILAQITDSTFTVLAIRVGHRRDIY from the coding sequence GTGACGTCGCGGTGGCAGGTTGAAACCACCGCAGAGTTCGACCGCGAGTATAAGAAGCTTGACCGGGTGGTCCAGCAGCGCGTGATGGTCTACCTCGAGGAAATCGAAACCCTTGAGGATCCTCGTCAGCGAGGCAAAGGGCTTGCCGCCAACCACTCCGGCGTGTGGCGTTACCGCGTTGGCGACTACCGCATCCTCGCCCAGATTACCGATAGCACCTTCACCGTACTGGCCATTCGAGTAGGCCACCGCCGCGACATTTATTGA
- a CDS encoding ribbon-helix-helix protein, CopG family: MTISIRLTPDEEARLDVLTQRTGRSKSFYVRTALHEYLADLEDAFAADSAIAVFEAEGRRSRPLAELKAETER, translated from the coding sequence ATGACTATCTCAATTCGACTCACACCCGATGAAGAAGCCCGCCTTGATGTTCTCACGCAGCGCACCGGCCGGTCTAAGAGCTTCTATGTCAGGACCGCGCTCCATGAGTATCTTGCAGACCTCGAAGATGCATTCGCAGCAGATTCCGCTATCGCGGTTTTCGAAGCCGAGGGCCGTCGCAGCAGGCCGTTGGCCGAGTTGAAGGCTGAGACGGAACGGTGA
- a CDS encoding MFS transporter, whose translation MSPRLAAVFLSAVPIGMLALTMVLTVERWTDSLAAAGTVSALFSLGNACGLGIQGALMDRLGSRIVIGIAGVACAASIAAFVMIGNAGGPLWLIAALALLAGSSIPAVTSAVRAALPEFLEGDGDKAASYALLSVLFQAAVTIGPLIVSACLLFATPDAAGVLAAVVIAAACLLFVAQQPPSRPHIKRDGAPSRRPKWPSGLVTVLGTASAVGVVSGVFVVALPAIATRTAAPALSGLLFAVLAIGEVVGAFVYGARNWSWRRREQLGVFLLGATVVFSLAVFAALWPYWLVPAMFLCGMAIAPISIILSILLDDVVEPGELARAYSLMVAVSLAATAAASALTGAMASIISSPVLLLFIVPASISVSYAWSRWRKDTLLSGAGSNG comes from the coding sequence GTGTCACCCCGACTGGCCGCCGTATTTCTCAGCGCAGTGCCGATCGGCATGTTGGCGCTGACCATGGTGCTGACAGTGGAACGCTGGACCGATTCGCTCGCTGCGGCGGGAACGGTCAGTGCACTCTTTAGTCTGGGTAATGCCTGCGGGCTGGGTATCCAAGGCGCCCTCATGGACCGTCTGGGGTCCCGGATCGTGATTGGGATCGCGGGCGTGGCCTGTGCGGCAAGCATCGCTGCTTTCGTGATGATAGGAAACGCCGGCGGGCCCCTATGGCTGATCGCGGCACTGGCCCTATTAGCGGGTAGCAGTATTCCAGCAGTAACCTCAGCGGTGCGGGCGGCTCTCCCGGAATTTCTGGAGGGGGACGGCGACAAGGCGGCCTCTTATGCCCTCCTGTCCGTCCTTTTCCAAGCCGCAGTGACCATTGGCCCGCTCATCGTCAGCGCTTGTTTGCTCTTCGCTACCCCGGATGCCGCCGGAGTCCTCGCTGCCGTTGTCATTGCAGCGGCGTGCCTGTTGTTCGTAGCTCAGCAGCCCCCGTCCCGCCCTCACATCAAACGTGATGGGGCGCCTTCGAGACGGCCAAAGTGGCCATCGGGTCTGGTCACGGTTCTGGGAACGGCTTCCGCAGTGGGGGTGGTATCCGGAGTGTTTGTCGTGGCGTTGCCGGCGATAGCCACGCGCACGGCAGCGCCGGCACTTTCTGGTTTGTTGTTTGCCGTCCTTGCCATTGGCGAAGTCGTCGGGGCGTTCGTCTACGGTGCGCGCAACTGGTCGTGGCGCAGGCGTGAGCAGTTGGGTGTCTTCCTCCTCGGGGCCACAGTGGTTTTCAGCCTGGCAGTGTTTGCAGCGCTCTGGCCGTATTGGCTGGTCCCGGCCATGTTCCTTTGTGGCATGGCGATCGCACCGATTTCGATCATCCTCTCGATCCTTCTCGATGATGTCGTTGAACCCGGTGAGCTGGCCAGGGCGTATTCCCTGATGGTCGCCGTCAGCCTGGCCGCAACGGCCGCAGCATCAGCCCTAACAGGGGCCATGGCTTCGATCATCTCTTCACCGGTGCTGCTGCTCTTCATCGTCCCAGCTTCGATCAGTGTCTCGTATGCATGGAGCCGGTGGCGGAAGGACACCCTTCTCTCGGGCGCCGGATCGAACGGATAG
- a CDS encoding AAA family ATPase, protein MKRSRIHIMGASGSGTTTLARALANHWSVPHADADDYFWLPSDPPYVDKRAEKERLDLMQTLFVPREAWILSGSMLGWGQSIVDQCDAVIYLSLNADERMRRLKTRETARRVGSNFDEVAWEGFLEWAQGYDNPMFKGRSRISHERWLTSLDKPVLRLDSAQPQEELVNAVLGWQPSILRHQPA, encoded by the coding sequence ATGAAACGCTCGAGAATTCATATCATGGGAGCTAGTGGTTCCGGTACGACGACTCTGGCCCGTGCACTTGCCAACCATTGGTCCGTGCCTCATGCCGATGCTGATGACTATTTCTGGCTACCGTCTGATCCGCCATACGTGGACAAGCGCGCCGAAAAAGAACGACTTGATCTGATGCAGACTTTATTCGTTCCCCGTGAAGCCTGGATCCTCTCAGGATCAATGCTCGGTTGGGGACAAAGCATTGTTGACCAATGCGATGCTGTCATATATCTATCGCTCAATGCTGATGAACGGATGCGTCGTCTGAAAACTCGTGAGACAGCGCGTAGAGTCGGAAGCAATTTTGACGAAGTTGCTTGGGAAGGATTCTTGGAATGGGCGCAGGGCTATGACAATCCCATGTTCAAAGGAAGGAGTCGTATCAGCCACGAAAGATGGCTCACAAGCCTAGACAAACCCGTGCTTCGGCTCGACAGTGCACAACCCCAGGAAGAACTGGTCAACGCCGTTCTAGGCTGGCAACCCAGCATTCTGCGGCATCAGCCCGCATAA
- a CDS encoding ABC transporter ATP-binding protein, with amino-acid sequence MTTSPVHVRNLKKQYGTFTAVDGISFEIHDGETFALLGPNGAGKSTTIEILEGYRDRSSGEARVLGTDPQHGGLDWKSQLGIVLQSSGESGNVTVLEQLTHFAGYYPNPRNVAEVIDAVGLDGKAKTRIAKLSGGQRRRVDVALGIIGRPRLLFLDEPTTGFDPEARRQFWELINQLKAEGTTILLTTHYLDEAATLADRAGVIVGGKLVDIGPIDDIGGHDARVPLVRWRQDGVVREERTAEPTALAARLYAEAGGEVPGLEITRPSLEDIYLDMVGNHSAAQESVAQDVRGGAA; translated from the coding sequence ATGACAACGAGCCCTGTGCACGTGCGCAACCTCAAGAAGCAGTACGGCACCTTCACGGCCGTGGATGGCATCAGTTTTGAGATCCACGACGGTGAAACGTTTGCCCTGCTGGGCCCCAACGGTGCTGGGAAAAGCACCACAATTGAAATCCTGGAGGGTTACCGGGACCGCAGCAGCGGTGAAGCACGCGTCCTTGGCACAGATCCACAGCACGGCGGTTTGGACTGGAAGTCCCAGCTGGGCATTGTGCTGCAATCGAGCGGTGAAAGCGGCAACGTCACGGTGCTTGAACAGCTGACCCACTTTGCCGGCTACTACCCAAACCCGCGCAACGTCGCCGAGGTGATTGACGCCGTCGGACTGGACGGCAAGGCGAAAACCCGGATCGCCAAACTGTCCGGCGGGCAGCGCAGGCGGGTGGATGTGGCACTGGGCATCATCGGAAGGCCCCGGCTCTTGTTCCTGGATGAACCAACCACCGGCTTTGACCCGGAAGCCCGGCGGCAGTTTTGGGAGCTGATCAACCAGCTCAAGGCCGAGGGCACAACGATCCTGCTGACAACCCACTACCTGGATGAGGCGGCAACGCTGGCGGACCGGGCAGGGGTGATCGTGGGCGGCAAGTTGGTGGACATCGGCCCCATCGATGACATTGGCGGACACGACGCAAGGGTGCCGCTGGTGCGGTGGCGGCAGGACGGCGTCGTCCGCGAAGAGCGCACCGCCGAGCCCACCGCACTGGCCGCACGGCTTTACGCAGAGGCGGGCGGTGAGGTGCCGGGGCTTGAAATCACCCGCCCCAGCCTCGAAGACATTTATTTGGACATGGTGGGCAATCACTCCGCTGCGCAGGAATCCGTGGCGCAAGATGTGAGGGGCGGTGCCGCATGA
- a CDS encoding ABC transporter permease — MRTLQLGTSRIGYELKLYFRQGDSVFFTFLFPILMLSVFAVAFSTSPNIGADMDGGGITYAAFYLPGMVAAGMLLSGVQNLGVDIAAEKGDGTLKRLGGTPLPVFSYFMGKIGMVFVSSVLQVILLLLVARFAFDVELPAEAAKWLTFTWVFLFGVITSCVLGIALSALPRSGKSATAVVIPIVLLLQFISGVYLPFSQLPVWLQNFASIFPLKWMAQGMRAVFLPESFEAIEPSGSWDLGLVALVMGVWLVVGLVLCRFTFRWIRKDR; from the coding sequence ATGAGGACACTGCAGCTGGGCACCTCCCGCATTGGCTACGAGCTGAAATTGTATTTCCGCCAAGGTGATTCCGTCTTTTTCACGTTCTTGTTCCCGATCCTGATGCTCTCGGTGTTCGCCGTGGCGTTCAGCACCAGCCCGAATATTGGTGCTGACATGGACGGCGGCGGCATCACGTATGCGGCGTTCTACCTGCCGGGCATGGTGGCCGCGGGCATGCTGCTCAGCGGGGTCCAGAACCTGGGTGTGGACATTGCCGCTGAGAAGGGCGACGGCACGCTGAAGCGGCTGGGCGGCACTCCCCTGCCCGTGTTTTCCTATTTCATGGGCAAGATCGGCATGGTGTTTGTCAGCTCGGTGCTGCAGGTGATCCTGCTGCTGCTGGTGGCCCGATTCGCCTTCGACGTGGAGCTTCCGGCGGAGGCCGCCAAGTGGCTGACGTTCACGTGGGTGTTCCTGTTTGGCGTGATCACCAGTTGTGTCTTGGGCATCGCCCTCTCCGCGCTGCCGCGGTCCGGGAAGAGCGCCACGGCCGTGGTCATCCCGATCGTGCTGCTGCTGCAATTCATTTCCGGCGTGTATCTGCCCTTTTCCCAGCTGCCCGTGTGGCTGCAGAACTTTGCCAGCATCTTTCCGCTGAAGTGGATGGCGCAGGGCATGCGTGCGGTGTTCCTGCCGGAGTCATTCGAAGCCATCGAACCCAGCGGCTCGTGGGACCTGGGGCTCGTGGCCCTGGTCATGGGTGTGTGGCTGGTAGTGGGGCTGGTGCTGTGCCGCTTCACGTTCCGCTGGATCCGCAAGGACCGCTGA
- a CDS encoding ABC transporter ATP-binding protein, translated as MITLTEVRKSYSSEVSIGPVNLQIPAGGVTALVGPNGAGKSTLLTMIGRLLGIDAGAIEIAGYDVASTKSKDLAKIVSVLRQENHFVARLTVRQLVGFGRFPHSKGRLTLADEEAISQSIDFLNLGELENRFLDQLSGGQRQRAYVAMVLAQDTDYVLLDEPLNNLDMKHAAQMMALLSRAATELGRTIVIVLHDINFAAHYADHICAVKDGNVVEFGTPEQIMTGDVLSRVFDTPVQVIEGPRGPLAVYY; from the coding sequence GTGATCACGCTGACCGAGGTTAGAAAAAGCTATAGCAGCGAGGTCTCCATTGGTCCGGTCAACCTGCAGATTCCCGCAGGCGGGGTCACCGCCCTGGTGGGGCCCAACGGTGCAGGCAAGTCGACGCTGTTGACCATGATTGGCCGGTTGTTGGGCATTGATGCGGGCGCCATTGAGATTGCCGGCTACGACGTGGCCAGCACGAAGTCCAAGGACCTGGCCAAGATTGTTTCGGTGCTGCGCCAGGAAAACCATTTCGTGGCCCGGCTGACCGTGCGCCAGCTGGTTGGCTTTGGCCGCTTCCCGCATTCCAAGGGCAGGCTGACACTGGCCGATGAAGAGGCCATCAGCCAGTCAATCGACTTCCTGAATCTTGGGGAGCTGGAAAACCGCTTCCTTGACCAGCTCTCCGGCGGGCAGCGCCAACGCGCTTACGTTGCCATGGTCCTGGCCCAGGACACCGACTATGTGTTGTTGGATGAGCCGCTGAACAACCTCGACATGAAGCATGCAGCCCAAATGATGGCGCTGCTCAGCCGTGCCGCCACGGAACTGGGCCGCACCATTGTCATCGTGCTGCATGACATCAACTTTGCGGCCCACTACGCCGACCACATTTGTGCGGTCAAGGACGGCAATGTCGTTGAATTTGGCACGCCGGAGCAGATCATGACCGGTGACGTCCTGAGTCGCGTCTTTGACACCCCCGTGCAGGTCATTGAAGGTCCGCGCGGCCCGCTGGCCGTCTACTACTAA
- a CDS encoding iron chelate uptake ABC transporter family permease subunit, whose amino-acid sequence MLDTPSTRPTQRKTPAVGLPSPLKPFKKYDGGTRLPERSSASLPTHRSRRRYWIVLSVLLVMAVGFGFGLLAWDNPMPVGSDGFWLIAQMRGTSVIVMAVVAICQAMATVSFQTATNNRIITPSIMGFESLYIAVQTGAVFFLGAAGVTAVQGVPQFVLQILIMVGLSMALYGWLLSGKHGNIHVMLLIGIIIGGGLGSVSTFMQRLLSPSEFDILTARLFGSVSNADVRYLPIAIPLCLGAGVLLLLNARRLNVVALGADTSRNLGLNHRFEVMRVLFLVSILMATSTALVGPMTFLGFLVATLAYQLADSHDHKYVFPIAVLIGFVVLSGSYFVMKHVFYAEGVVSIIIEVVGGSVFLFFILRKGRL is encoded by the coding sequence ATGCTTGATACTCCCTCGACCCGGCCCACCCAACGCAAGACTCCCGCAGTCGGGCTTCCCTCGCCCCTGAAGCCCTTTAAGAAGTACGACGGCGGCACCCGCCTTCCGGAACGCAGCTCGGCTTCCCTGCCCACTCACCGTTCGCGCAGGCGCTATTGGATTGTGCTCAGTGTCTTGCTGGTCATGGCGGTGGGCTTCGGCTTTGGGCTGCTCGCATGGGACAACCCCATGCCCGTTGGTTCCGACGGGTTCTGGCTCATTGCGCAGATGCGCGGCACCAGCGTCATTGTCATGGCCGTGGTGGCGATCTGCCAGGCCATGGCGACCGTCAGCTTCCAGACGGCAACCAACAACCGGATCATCACGCCGTCGATCATGGGCTTTGAATCCCTCTACATCGCGGTGCAGACAGGCGCAGTGTTCTTCCTGGGCGCCGCCGGTGTGACGGCGGTGCAGGGCGTGCCGCAGTTTGTGCTGCAAATCCTCATCATGGTGGGCCTGTCCATGGCGCTGTATGGCTGGCTGCTGTCCGGAAAACACGGCAACATCCATGTCATGCTGCTGATCGGCATCATCATTGGTGGCGGGCTGGGCTCCGTCTCGACCTTCATGCAACGGCTGCTGAGCCCCAGCGAGTTCGACATCCTCACGGCGCGCCTGTTTGGTTCGGTGTCCAACGCGGATGTGCGCTACCTGCCCATCGCCATCCCGTTGTGCCTCGGCGCCGGGGTCCTGCTGCTGCTCAATGCCAGGCGCCTGAACGTGGTTGCGTTGGGGGCCGACACCAGCAGGAACCTGGGCCTGAACCACCGTTTTGAAGTGATGCGGGTGTTGTTCCTGGTCTCGATCCTGATGGCCACCTCCACCGCGCTGGTTGGCCCCATGACCTTCCTGGGCTTCCTCGTTGCCACGCTCGCCTACCAGCTGGCCGACAGCCACGACCACAAATATGTTTTCCCCATTGCGGTGCTCATTGGCTTTGTGGTGCTTTCGGGTTCGTACTTCGTCATGAAGCACGTTTTTTATGCCGAAGGTGTTGTCTCGATCATCATCGAAGTGGTTGGCGGTTCCGTGTTCCTGTTCTTCATTTTACGAAAGGGTCGCCTGTGA
- a CDS encoding ABC transporter permease, which produces MSTTLKATARGPVKTPGKGRLFEPKLLIGIAVVALLLVFSLFTGVYDIFGGADGGEMFAITRIPRTIALVLAGAAMAMSGLVMQLLTQNRFVEPTTTGTTEWAGLGLLTVMLINPNASILIKMSGAVLAAFIGTMIFFLFLRRVSLKASLTVPIVGIMLGAVVGAISTFIALQTDMLQSLGIWFAGSFTSVLRGQYEVLWIVALVGVAVFFVADRFTVAGLGEDVATNVGLNYNQVMLLGTGLIAIATGVVTVVVGNLPFLGLIVPNIVSMFRGDDLRGNLPWVCLLGIAIVTICDLVGRTIIMPFEVPVSLILGVVGALVFVALVLRQRRHA; this is translated from the coding sequence ATGAGTACAACACTGAAGGCCACCGCCAGGGGCCCGGTGAAAACACCCGGCAAGGGCAGGCTCTTTGAGCCGAAACTGCTGATTGGCATTGCCGTCGTGGCCCTATTGCTGGTGTTCTCGCTGTTCACCGGCGTCTACGACATCTTCGGCGGTGCGGACGGTGGCGAAATGTTTGCCATCACCCGCATCCCCCGCACCATCGCCCTGGTGCTGGCCGGTGCCGCCATGGCCATGTCGGGACTCGTCATGCAGCTGCTGACACAAAACCGCTTCGTCGAACCCACCACCACCGGCACCACCGAATGGGCGGGACTGGGACTGCTGACGGTCATGCTGATCAACCCCAACGCCAGCATCCTGATCAAGATGTCGGGGGCAGTCCTGGCCGCCTTCATCGGCACCATGATCTTCTTCCTTTTTCTGCGCCGGGTCTCCCTGAAAGCGTCGCTGACGGTGCCGATCGTGGGCATCATGCTGGGTGCCGTGGTCGGTGCCATCTCCACCTTCATCGCGCTGCAGACGGACATGCTCCAGAGCCTTGGCATCTGGTTTGCCGGCAGCTTCACCTCGGTACTCCGCGGCCAGTACGAGGTGCTGTGGATTGTGGCCCTCGTGGGCGTGGCCGTGTTCTTCGTCGCCGACAGGTTCACGGTGGCCGGCCTCGGCGAGGATGTCGCCACCAACGTTGGCCTGAACTACAACCAAGTCATGCTGCTGGGCACCGGGCTCATCGCGATTGCCACCGGCGTTGTCACCGTTGTTGTTGGCAATTTGCCGTTCCTGGGCCTGATCGTGCCGAACATTGTCTCGATGTTCCGCGGCGATGACCTGCGCGGGAACCTGCCGTGGGTGTGCCTGCTGGGCATCGCCATTGTGACCATTTGCGACCTTGTGGGACGAACCATCATCATGCCCTTCGAGGTGCCTGTCTCCCTGATTCTCGGCGTCGTCGGCGCCCTCGTCTTCGTGGCCCTGGTCCTGAGGCAGCGCCGCCATGCTTGA
- a CDS encoding siderophore ABC transporter substrate-binding protein: protein MILKKHLLTLGAAAAMLALTACGGSAAAPADTSSPSASNITVEDNNGTHTISAPPASVVATDNRTFETLADWGVTLKAGAVALMPDSSAYKKDASIVDLGSHREPNLEAIVTVAPDVIVNGQRFAQFHDDFTKLAPNATVLELDPRDGEPFDSELKRQTTVLGEVFAKQAEAKKLNDDFDAAVERVKASYDKKSTVMGVIASGGNINYSAPGTGRTLGPLFDILGLTPALEVKDASTDHQGDDISVEAIAKSKPDWILVMDRDAAVSADDASYSPANELLEKSEALKNVPATQNGNIVYMPADTYTNEGIQTYTEFLNTFADALEGK, encoded by the coding sequence ATGATCTTGAAGAAACACCTGTTGACACTCGGAGCCGCAGCCGCCATGCTCGCCCTCACCGCCTGCGGAGGTTCCGCTGCGGCACCGGCAGACACGTCCAGCCCCAGTGCCAGCAACATAACGGTGGAGGACAACAACGGCACGCACACCATCAGCGCCCCGCCCGCATCCGTGGTTGCCACCGACAACCGGACCTTCGAGACGCTCGCCGACTGGGGCGTCACGCTCAAGGCCGGCGCCGTGGCGCTCATGCCGGACAGCAGCGCGTACAAGAAGGACGCGTCGATCGTGGACCTGGGCAGCCACCGCGAACCGAACCTGGAAGCCATTGTCACGGTTGCCCCTGACGTGATCGTCAACGGCCAGCGCTTCGCCCAGTTCCACGACGACTTCACCAAGCTGGCTCCCAACGCCACCGTGCTGGAACTCGATCCGCGCGACGGTGAGCCGTTCGATTCCGAGCTCAAGCGCCAGACCACCGTGCTCGGCGAAGTTTTTGCCAAGCAGGCAGAAGCCAAAAAGCTCAACGACGACTTTGACGCCGCCGTCGAGCGGGTGAAGGCCTCCTACGACAAGAAAAGCACCGTCATGGGTGTCATCGCTTCGGGCGGCAACATTAACTACTCCGCCCCCGGCACCGGGCGCACGCTCGGTCCGCTCTTCGACATCCTGGGCCTGACCCCGGCCCTTGAGGTCAAGGATGCCAGCACCGACCACCAAGGTGATGACATCTCGGTCGAGGCCATTGCCAAGTCCAAGCCGGACTGGATCCTGGTCATGGACAGGGATGCGGCCGTGTCGGCCGATGACGCCAGCTACTCACCGGCGAACGAGCTGCTGGAAAAGTCGGAGGCGCTCAAGAACGTCCCGGCCACTCAGAACGGCAACATCGTCTACATGCCGGCCGACACCTACACCAACGAGGGAATCCAGACCTACACGGAATTCCTGAACACCTTCGCGGACGCCCTGGAAGGCAAGTAG
- a CDS encoding class I SAM-dependent methyltransferase, with translation MALDVISPLLTPAGWELLSSLGPYREADSLKLNESLRKAGHSPELVAAALTQARLRAKAEAKFGEFAQQMLFTQAGLEQATRLSIAALHAQRFTTASITSVADLGCGLGADSLAMASLDINVTAVDMDEVTAACTTVNLMPFPHARVVCGRAEDTDLSGIEGVWLDPARRTTSTSGTTRLFDPEAFSPPLSFVEQLADRGLAVGVKMGPGIPHEAIPATAEAQWISVNGDVVEAGLYFNRLARPGIRRSALVVGVAGMNEITSPVSYEPGAQDADIGPISGYLYEPDGAVIRAGLVADLARSMGAHLIDEHIAYLCSDEPVHTPLARCYKVLEVKPFNVKALKAWVKATRIGVLDIKKRGISTTPEELRRQLLTGSGKGPNKATLVLTRIGEDRVAIVVEPHGFNGA, from the coding sequence ATGGCCCTCGACGTAATTTCCCCCCTTCTCACCCCGGCAGGATGGGAACTTTTATCCTCGCTGGGCCCGTACCGCGAAGCTGATTCCCTCAAGCTCAACGAGTCGCTGCGCAAGGCCGGCCACTCCCCCGAACTGGTCGCAGCCGCCCTAACCCAGGCGAGGCTGCGCGCCAAGGCTGAGGCCAAGTTTGGCGAGTTTGCGCAGCAAATGCTGTTCACCCAGGCCGGCCTGGAACAAGCCACCCGACTGAGCATCGCCGCGTTGCATGCACAAAGATTTACGACGGCGTCCATCACCTCCGTGGCCGACCTCGGGTGCGGCTTGGGCGCGGATTCGCTCGCCATGGCCAGCTTGGACATCAACGTCACCGCTGTTGATATGGACGAGGTCACCGCCGCGTGCACCACCGTGAACCTGATGCCGTTCCCCCATGCCCGCGTGGTGTGCGGCCGCGCCGAAGACACCGACCTGTCCGGCATTGAGGGTGTCTGGCTGGACCCGGCCCGGCGCACCACCAGCACGTCCGGAACCACCCGGCTTTTTGACCCCGAAGCGTTCTCCCCGCCGCTGTCCTTTGTTGAACAGCTGGCCGATCGGGGCCTGGCGGTGGGCGTGAAGATGGGCCCGGGCATCCCCCATGAGGCCATCCCGGCGACCGCCGAGGCCCAGTGGATCTCCGTCAACGGGGACGTGGTGGAGGCCGGGCTGTACTTCAACCGGCTGGCCCGCCCCGGCATCCGCCGCTCCGCCCTGGTGGTGGGTGTCGCCGGCATGAATGAAATCACCAGCCCGGTGTCCTACGAGCCGGGCGCACAGGATGCTGACATTGGGCCCATCTCCGGCTACCTCTACGAGCCCGACGGCGCCGTGATCCGTGCCGGGCTCGTGGCAGATTTGGCCCGCAGCATGGGTGCCCACCTAATCGACGAACACATCGCCTACCTGTGCTCCGACGAGCCGGTACACACGCCGCTGGCCCGCTGCTACAAGGTCCTTGAGGTGAAGCCGTTCAACGTCAAGGCCTTGAAGGCTTGGGTGAAAGCCACCCGGATCGGGGTGCTCGACATCAAGAAGCGCGGGATCTCCACCACCCCCGAAGAGCTGCGCCGCCAGTTGCTGACAGGTTCAGGCAAGGGCCCCAACAAGGCCACGCTGGTGCTGACGCGCATTGGCGAGGACCGCGTGGCCATCGTGGTGGAGCCCCACGGCTTCAACGGCGCCTGA
- a CDS encoding shikimate 5-dehydrogenase, with the protein MPILNKDMSLCISLAARPSNIGTRFHNYLYDALDLNYIYKAFAPADLAQAIAGVRGLGIRGAAVSMPYKEDVIALVDVMDDSASAIDSVNTIVNTDGVLTAYNTDYLAIARLVVEHSLDPASSVLLRGSGGMAKAVAAAMHDAGFTNVTIVARNEERGRALAALYGFAWLAETGDSGAEVLINVTPLGMAGADESAQSFSDALVAQAHVVFDVVALPAETPLIKAARAAGKHVITGAEVIALQAEEQFVLYTGVRPSPELVREASAFSRAP; encoded by the coding sequence GTGCCTATTTTGAACAAAGACATGTCATTGTGCATTTCCCTCGCCGCGCGTCCCAGCAACATTGGCACGCGCTTTCACAATTACCTGTACGACGCCCTGGACCTGAATTACATCTACAAGGCGTTCGCACCTGCTGACCTCGCCCAGGCGATCGCCGGTGTGCGCGGCCTCGGCATTCGCGGTGCTGCCGTTTCCATGCCGTACAAGGAGGACGTCATCGCCCTCGTTGACGTCATGGATGACTCCGCGTCCGCCATCGATTCGGTCAACACCATCGTGAACACCGACGGCGTGCTCACCGCGTACAACACCGACTACCTCGCGATCGCCCGGCTGGTGGTGGAGCACAGCCTTGACCCGGCATCCAGCGTTTTATTGCGTGGTTCAGGCGGCATGGCCAAGGCTGTGGCCGCTGCCATGCACGACGCCGGATTCACGAATGTCACGATTGTGGCCCGCAACGAGGAACGGGGCCGGGCGCTTGCCGCGCTGTACGGTTTTGCCTGGCTGGCTGAGACGGGGGACTCCGGTGCGGAAGTTCTGATCAATGTCACGCCGCTGGGCATGGCCGGGGCCGACGAGTCGGCGCAGTCCTTCAGCGACGCCCTAGTGGCGCAGGCGCACGTGGTGTTCGACGTCGTCGCGCTTCCCGCCGAAACTCCGCTGATCAAGGCGGCCCGAGCTGCGGGGAAGCACGTCATCACGGGCGCCGAGGTCATCGCCCTCCAGGCCGAGGAGCAGTTTGTGCTGTACACGGGTGTGCGGCCCAGCCCCGAGTTGGTGCGCGAAGCCTCAGCGTTCTCCCGCGCCCCATAG